In Flagellatimonas centrodinii, a single window of DNA contains:
- a CDS encoding fatty acid desaturase family protein codes for MTAHTPTLQRNPSRARSFLSTDEIRRFTARSNLMGAWALLSTWSVIALSFAALAYWPNPLTFLLVVGVLGGRQLALAILGHEAAHRTLFRHRGLNDWAGDWLAARWIWNDVPRYRIHHMRHHAHTGTEGDPDLSLVAPFPTTRRSLWKKVLRDLTGVTGVRRIAAQVLIDIGVFEYTVAAKVTPRPSAGRRWADYAAEGARNMAGVVLTNALMFAVLALIGHAWLYAAWGVAYLTTFSLFIRLRSIAEHACMARSSDPLRNTRTTRAGWLARMTVAPFNVNFHLEHHLLAAVPWFRLPALHRHMRTRHGVAAADGYLAVLRTASGRG; via the coding sequence ATGACCGCTCATACCCCCACGCTGCAGCGGAACCCTTCCAGGGCACGCAGCTTCCTCAGCACCGACGAAATCCGGCGCTTCACCGCGCGTTCGAACCTGATGGGCGCCTGGGCGCTGCTCAGCACCTGGAGCGTGATTGCACTGTCCTTTGCGGCGTTGGCGTACTGGCCCAACCCGCTGACCTTCCTGCTGGTGGTGGGCGTGCTCGGCGGGCGGCAACTGGCGCTGGCCATCCTCGGCCACGAAGCGGCCCATCGCACCCTGTTCCGCCATCGTGGTCTCAACGACTGGGCCGGCGATTGGCTGGCGGCACGGTGGATCTGGAACGATGTGCCGCGCTACCGGATTCATCACATGCGACACCACGCACACACCGGCACCGAGGGCGACCCCGACCTCAGCCTGGTGGCGCCCTTCCCGACGACCCGCCGCAGTCTCTGGAAGAAGGTGCTGCGAGATCTCACCGGTGTCACCGGCGTTCGCCGGATCGCGGCCCAGGTGCTGATCGATATCGGCGTTTTCGAGTACACCGTGGCCGCCAAGGTGACGCCGCGCCCATCGGCCGGCCGCCGTTGGGCCGACTACGCGGCAGAAGGCGCACGCAACATGGCCGGCGTGGTACTCACCAATGCGCTGATGTTCGCCGTGCTGGCGCTGATCGGCCATGCCTGGCTCTACGCCGCCTGGGGTGTGGCGTACCTGACCACTTTCAGCCTGTTCATCCGCCTTCGTTCGATCGCCGAGCATGCCTGCATGGCGCGCAGCAGCGATCCCCTGCGCAATACCCGCACCACCCGCGCCGGCTGGTTGGCTCGGATGACGGTGGCGCCGTTCAACGTCAACTTCCACCTGGAGCACCATCTGCTCGCGGCCGTGCCCTGGTTCCGCCTGCCCGCCCTGCATCGGCATATGCGGACACGCCATGGGGTGGCGGCGGCCGATGGCTATCTGGCGGTATTGCGCACCGCCTCGGGACGCGGATGA
- a CDS encoding PaaX family transcriptional regulator C-terminal domain-containing protein has product MNPTPRRLILDLLLAAEGRPLAARDAIAASGLFGARESSVRVALARLSADGLIDSTDRGWYQLSAKGHELADDVATWRTAEQRTRAWREGHYLLVHTGGLGRGNRSALRRRQRALDLLGFRSQASDLHLRPDNLAEDLPSLRRRLRALGLPAEAILCTATDFDPTDERRIRALWDGKALNRTYRSLRAELEAWLKRAPRLETDVAAREAFLLGSRGIRQVVFDPRLPAPMVDIEARQAFVASVHRFDRTGQLIWRHWIEQQRELTT; this is encoded by the coding sequence ATGAACCCCACGCCCCGTCGCTTGATTCTGGACCTGCTGCTCGCGGCTGAAGGCCGTCCGTTGGCGGCGCGCGACGCCATTGCCGCCAGCGGTCTGTTCGGCGCCCGCGAGAGCAGCGTGCGGGTGGCTTTGGCGCGGCTGTCGGCCGACGGACTGATCGACAGCACCGATCGCGGCTGGTATCAACTCAGTGCCAAGGGCCACGAACTGGCCGATGACGTTGCCACCTGGCGCACCGCTGAGCAGCGCACCCGCGCCTGGCGCGAAGGCCACTACCTGCTGGTCCATACCGGTGGCCTCGGCCGGGGTAATCGCAGCGCGCTGCGGCGCCGTCAGCGGGCGCTGGATCTGCTGGGCTTCCGCAGCCAGGCGTCGGACCTGCACCTGCGACCTGACAACCTGGCCGAGGATCTGCCGTCACTGCGCCGACGTCTGCGCGCGCTCGGGCTTCCAGCCGAAGCCATACTGTGCACGGCCACCGACTTCGACCCCACCGATGAGCGACGGATCCGCGCCCTCTGGGACGGCAAGGCGCTCAATCGCACCTATCGCAGCCTGCGCGCCGAACTCGAGGCCTGGCTGAAGCGCGCCCCCCGCCTGGAGACCGACGTGGCGGCCCGCGAAGCATTCCTGCTCGGTAGCCGCGGTATCCGTCAGGTGGTCTTCGACCCGCGCCTGCCGGCACCGATGGTTGATATCGAGGCGCGGCAGGCTTTCGTCGCCAGCGTTCACCGCTTCGACCGTACCGGTCAGCTGATCTGGCGCCACTGGATCGAACAACAGCGAGAGCTCACGACATGA
- a CDS encoding adenylate kinase — protein MRIVLLGAPGSGKGTQGEKLVARYGIPKISTGDALRAAVAAGTTLGKQAKAAMDAGQLVDNSIVIGIVEERLQQADALKGFILDGFPRNTAQAEVLDGMLAKLGQPGISHAVHLHVTDEEIVRRLLERAKIEGRADDREDVIRKRIEVYNAETSPLLAYYRAQNKVQTVEGVGSMDTIFERIIGVLGG, from the coding sequence ATGAGGATCGTTCTGCTGGGCGCGCCCGGCTCAGGCAAAGGCACGCAGGGCGAAAAGCTCGTCGCGCGCTACGGTATCCCCAAGATTTCCACTGGCGATGCGCTGCGCGCGGCGGTGGCGGCCGGTACCACACTCGGCAAGCAGGCCAAGGCGGCGATGGATGCAGGGCAGCTGGTCGACAACAGTATCGTCATCGGCATCGTCGAAGAACGACTGCAACAGGCCGATGCCCTGAAGGGCTTCATCCTCGACGGGTTCCCGCGCAATACGGCGCAGGCAGAAGTTCTCGACGGCATGCTCGCCAAGCTGGGCCAGCCCGGCATCAGCCATGCAGTCCATCTGCACGTGACCGATGAGGAAATCGTCCGTCGATTGCTCGAGCGCGCCAAGATCGAAGGGCGCGCCGACGACCGGGAAGACGTCATCCGCAAGCGCATTGAGGTCTATAACGCCGAAACCTCACCGCTGTTGGCGTACTACCGAGCCCAGAACAAGGTGCAGACCGTCGAGGGTGTGGGGTCGATGGACACCATCTTCGAACGCATTATCGGCGTGCTCGGCGGCTGA